GTGCCACAACCCGCACGGAACGGACCTGTTCGTGAACGGCAAGACGCCGGGCGCGCCGGACGGCGACGCGCAGATCCCGGCCAACAGGATGCTGAGGATGCGGGACACCGACGGCGAGATGTGTAATGCCTGTCACCGCTAAATTCGGCCCGGGGAAAATGGCCGGAATTTAGCGGTAGGGCTAAGAGTTAAAGTATAAGGGACCGTTACCGGAGCTTGTCATCGCGAGCTGTAATATTTTCGTCATTCCGGACGCAGCGCTAAAGCCGCTGCGAGCCGGAATCCATGGACCCCGGCTCAGGGCCGGGGTGACGGCGGGAATGGCCGGTCAGGATTATGGGGCCGGGTTCGAAAATCCAGCCGGACCGTAGGACATTTGAATACGAAGGAAGTCTGGAATTTGGAATTTGGAGTATGGAATTGAGACCCGCCCTACATAGGCTATCCGGAGCCGGCGCCTCAGTTGTCCTGATGCTGGCCGCCGTGTGCCTGTTCGCATTCCCTTCGGCAGGTTTCAGCTGGACCTCCGTCGGGCCGTGGGGCGGTGTGATCCACGACCTGGATGCGTCGGCCGGGGGGGACACCCTGTTCGCCGGGACCGCCAACGGCCTTTACATGAGAAACATCACCTCCGGCGCGGAGACCTGGACCTCCTTTGAAAGCACTTCTGGTTTCCGGGTCCTGCAGGTGCTCCCGGACCCTGACGGGGACACGGTGTATGCCATTGCCAGGGGTACTGACGAACCGTTCGGTTTTGAGGAGACCGTCTGGTCCGGGTCACTTTACGAACTGGACCTTACCTCAGACACCTTCCAGAGAATCCTGGGTGGTGATAACTCCGCCACCGCCGGGACGGTGGAAACGCTGTCGGTGTCTTCCATGGCACTTTGCGGCGCCTCAGGGGATCTCATCGCCACTACGGAAAACGATATTTTCTTCGATGGTTCCGAGCCCCAGGAAGTCGGGTACGTCTATCGGAGGCCCTACGGATCCAGCTCCTTCCTGGATCCCGTTTATCCGCGCATCACTTTTTATATGCCCATCTCCGCTGTCGCCGGACAGGCCGGCTCAGATACTATTTTCATAGTCAGGTCGAAGGGAAACTATCACGAGATCCTCCGGGACGGCAGCTGCGGCTCATCACCAGGATATCCGGGGGCGGCGTGGCCCTTTGAACTGGATGTCAACGGTTATAGAAACCTTACGGGTGATAACGGCGCCCCGACCGCCGTTGAACTGATGCCAGGTGGTGAGGTGTTCCTGGGTACAGAAACCGGCAAGAAATTGTTCCGGCGGGATGTCGGCGGCACCTGGGCCGCTCTCGGGTCCGGGATGGCGCCTTATCCCGTTGCCGCCCTGGGCCGCGATTCACTCGGTCGGCCTGTGGCTGTTCTGAGAAAGTATAACTGGAACGTCGACAACGGCGTTAATATCAAACCCGGAGTGTGGTATCTCGACGTCGCCACATGGATCAACGCGGCCCCCTATGCAACCGTTTCAAGCAGAATACGGAAATGGATGGAGGTGAACGGCACCGAGTGGCTGGCCTATGACCAGGCCGGCATCTGGTCTATCAACAAATCCGGTTCCCTCGTTGAATCCGATGCCGGCATCGCCGCCGTAAACCTCGACGGGATCGTTATCGATCCCCGACACCGGGGCAGGACCCTGGCGTTCGGGAGGAGCGGCGTCTATGAGAGTGTGAATGGGGCCTGGTCCCGGCTGCTCATGTCCGGCATCGGATCCCTGAAAAACACTGACGACGCAGCTGAGGACGTGAGGCAGAGCATACGTGACGTGGGTTATATTTCAGCAGCGGTATCGCCGGACAGTGAAGACACTATTTGGGTGGGGTCTGAGGCTATCGCGGGCCTTCTGAGGGGCACCCGTGTTGGGGCAGGCCCCGCCGGCTACCTGTTCGACCAGGTGTACTGGGGCACCTCGAGCAGGACTAACATCACTGATATTTTGGTCGACCCCTTCAATCCGGACATTGTGTGGTTCACGAACCTGCACGGTGATGAAGGCATCCTCAGAAGCACTGATGGAGGAACCGGTTTCCTTTCCATGACGGCCCATCTTTTCCCGGATACGGATTACAGCGCCAACTGCCTGGTCTCTGACCTGGACGAGCCCCAGTTCCGCACGATCCTGGCCGGCATGAAAACCGGCAGCAGCCAGGCTCCCGGGATCCTCGTGAAGGGGGGAAGCCAGCCGTTCCAGAGGACATCCCTGTTCATGAACCAGGAGGTCGGCGGGATAGCCTTTAACCCCATGGATGTCAACAAGGCCCTGACAGGACCGGAAAACATCCTCACCAATATGGCCATTGCCAATAACGGCTCATGGGAGATCGACCCTTCGGTTGGTGATCCTTCGGCCACTTTGCCCACATGCGCCGTTTTCCGATCCCTCGAAATACCTGGCGGGCTGGATGGAGACAACAGGCCCGACGCCTTCGCTGTTTTGAATAGGAACGGGGCGGTCTTCGCCAGGCTCTTCCATTCGGAGGCCCAGACAGACGGGGGAACCCCGGGGGAGGTCTGGGAACAGGTATCCGGCGCGTTCGACATCTATACGCCCACTTCGGTGACGGTGGACCCAAAGGATGGCGATCTCCTGTGGGTGACCACGCAAAACGGTTCGGTTTTTACCCACCACAGCGGGCGTTTTACCGACTACCTCGGGCCGGATTGGCCGCTCAACCTTGCCGGGGAACTGGTCGTACTTGGTGCAAACGCCTCCACACTGGACCTGTTCTGGCGGGCACCCGGCGACGACAGCGAAATGCCCGGCTGGGCAGACAGGTACGAGCTGTATTACCGTGCAGACGGGCTTGCCATTTCCAGCACCACCGATTTCAACGGGGCCTATATGGTCGACCTGCCGAGTCCGCACATTTCGAGGAGGGAGGAGAATTATTCCCTGGACATCAGCAGCCATGCCGGGTCCGAATACTTCTCCCTTGCTCTCGTGGCCTACGACGAGAAAAATAACACCTCAGGGCTGCTTACAGGAGAAGTGGACCTGGCCCAGGCCCTTAGCAACACGCCGCCCACCGCTTTGGATGATTCGACCAGCCTTGAGGAGGACACCAGGAATTTCACGGTTCCTCTTTTGTCCAACGACAGCGACGCTGATGGAGACACCATCTCTGTGATCTCCGTCGGAGGTTCCGAACATGGTGTTTCCTATATAGACGACCAGGGGACGGTCCGCTATACGCCCCACAACAACTACTTCGGGCCCGACACCTTCGGGTACACCATCGTGGACGGTAAGGGCGGCAGCGACTCCGCCACTGCCTACCTCACTATCACATCGGTCAACGATCCCCCGGTGGCGAGGGATGACCATGTCACCTTCTTTGAGGGCGCCATAATTCCCATTTTCTACATGGACAACGACTCGGACGTGGAGGGGACGGTTACTTGCGTCAGCCACTCCGATCCCATGTACGGAACGGTGACGGAGGATCATTTCAGTTCCTATTCACCTTCGGTCTTCAATTACACACCGGACGAAGGCGCCAACTGGTACGGCACCGACACGTTCACCTACACGATCAAGGACGTCGACGGCGCCCAGGATACGGCCACTGTTTACATCACTGTGGTGTCCCGCAATGACGCTCCCGTATCCCTGCAGGACTACGTCCTTGTAGCCGAGGGGGGGATGGCCACGGCACTCACAAGCGGGGCCTCAAGCGTCCTCGACAACGATAACGATCCCGTGGAGGGCAACACACTGACGGCCCTGGTCGTCACCGGGCCTGTCTACGGGGCCCTCATCCTGAACTCCGACGGGACTTTCCAGTACGCCCACAACGGGTCGGAAGCGGTCTCGGATTCCTTCACCTACAAGGCGAGGGACGAGGATGGGTTCGGTGAAGTGGCCTACTCGAGCCCTGCCAGTGTGACGATCACCATCGAACCTTTAAACGACGCGCCCGTTGCCGGGGACGATTCCGTTTTTGTCCTGGCTAGCACGACGAACAAGCTCATCACCCTTCTGGACAATGACAGCGATTCAGACGGCACCCTTTCCATCCTGTACGCCGGTCCATCCCTGCACGGGTCGGTGATCCTCAGTACAGACGGGTATGTCCGCTATACGAGTCCCCTTTCCAGCACAGGATATACCAGCGACAGCTTTACCTACACGGTAAGCGATGGAGAACTGTCCGACACGGCAACCGTGACCGTGAATATCATCGATTCCGCATCGGCGGTGGCCATCGACGACGCGTACTCCATCGATGAGGACCAGCAGTCCGTCTTCGATGTGACCAGGAACGACGCCCGCCTTGCTGAGGGGGACCACCTCGAAGTGATCTCGGTCACCCCGGGGAATCACGGGACCGCCGTTGCCGACACCACCGCCGACACCGTGACCTACACCCCGGACCCGGCCTACACTGGGGAGGACACCTTCACCTACCAGATGACGGACGGCTACACCGGCAGCGACTGGGGCACCGTCACCGTGAACGTGAGCAGGGTCAACGACCCGCCAGTGGCAGGCGATCACGATACCACGGTCTTCACGGGCAGCCCCCTGACCTTCCCGATACCGGTCACCGACGAGGATTCGGAGGACCTCCTCGTATCCCTTCTTTCGAGCGTCCTGTGGTACTCCGCAGCGGCCCAGGAGAAGGGAAACACCTGGCAGCTTTCCTACGAGAGCGCCTTCGGTGTCATGGGAACGGACGTCATCGAGTACAGGGCGACGGACGACAAGGGGGAATCGGATACGGGGACGCTCAGGATCTGGTCCTACAACACGGGCAAGGGGCCCGTGGAAGTCACCCCGGCTGCTTTGCTCACTTCGGGTGAGCCAGACCTGGCCCTGGACGGCTCGGTCAAGCTCTCGGACGCCACGGTTGCTTTCAGCTACGTTTCGACGATCGGTAACACCAGGTGCAACACGGGCACCCTCGATCACCCGGCCCCTCCGGGTTACCAAGCGGGCGGGGTCGCTTGGTATTATGATCTCTCAACGAGCGCGGTCTACACGGGACCGCTCAGCGTGATCATCGACCTTAAGAGAGTGCAGAGCAGCTTTGTCAACCCGGAACAGATCAAGATCTTCAAATATTCCACGGTCAGCGGCCAGTGGGAGCCGCTGGGGTATACGGAAGTCCACATGATGGACCTGGAGGCCGTCGGTTTAACGGACAGCCTCGGGAAGTTCGCTCTTTTCGAACCTGAAACGGCTTCTTCCGGGGGCGGAGACGGCGGGGGAGGCGGCTGTTTTATCGCCACTGCGGCCTACGGGAGCGCCATGGAGCCGGAAGTGGACCTCCTGCGCGGGTACAGGAACAGTTACCTGGTCCACCGGTGGTGGGGGAGGGTGTTGCTGAAAGCCTACTACACCCTGAGCCCGGCACCGGCGGCCTTTATCGCCGAAAGGCCGCTACTCAGGCAGGGTGCGCGCCTGGTACTGTCGCCCATTATCGCGACTGTGAAAACAGACGAGCCAGGCTGCGCTCCGGCGGTGATCGGGTTCCTTCTTGTGGGAATCCCCTTAGCGGGAGCCGGCCTGACTGTTTTAGGCATGGCGGGGATCTTGAGAAGACGATGGGAGGCGGCGTTCAAGGTTCAACGATCAAAGGCCAACGGGTAATGGCGCTGTCATCGCGAACAACCGATCGGGTGAAGCGATCCCAGGGTAAAGCCTTAACAC
The sequence above is a segment of the bacterium genome. Coding sequences within it:
- a CDS encoding Ig-like domain-containing protein, coding for MELRPALHRLSGAGASVVLMLAAVCLFAFPSAGFSWTSVGPWGGVIHDLDASAGGDTLFAGTANGLYMRNITSGAETWTSFESTSGFRVLQVLPDPDGDTVYAIARGTDEPFGFEETVWSGSLYELDLTSDTFQRILGGDNSATAGTVETLSVSSMALCGASGDLIATTENDIFFDGSEPQEVGYVYRRPYGSSSFLDPVYPRITFYMPISAVAGQAGSDTIFIVRSKGNYHEILRDGSCGSSPGYPGAAWPFELDVNGYRNLTGDNGAPTAVELMPGGEVFLGTETGKKLFRRDVGGTWAALGSGMAPYPVAALGRDSLGRPVAVLRKYNWNVDNGVNIKPGVWYLDVATWINAAPYATVSSRIRKWMEVNGTEWLAYDQAGIWSINKSGSLVESDAGIAAVNLDGIVIDPRHRGRTLAFGRSGVYESVNGAWSRLLMSGIGSLKNTDDAAEDVRQSIRDVGYISAAVSPDSEDTIWVGSEAIAGLLRGTRVGAGPAGYLFDQVYWGTSSRTNITDILVDPFNPDIVWFTNLHGDEGILRSTDGGTGFLSMTAHLFPDTDYSANCLVSDLDEPQFRTILAGMKTGSSQAPGILVKGGSQPFQRTSLFMNQEVGGIAFNPMDVNKALTGPENILTNMAIANNGSWEIDPSVGDPSATLPTCAVFRSLEIPGGLDGDNRPDAFAVLNRNGAVFARLFHSEAQTDGGTPGEVWEQVSGAFDIYTPTSVTVDPKDGDLLWVTTQNGSVFTHHSGRFTDYLGPDWPLNLAGELVVLGANASTLDLFWRAPGDDSEMPGWADRYELYYRADGLAISSTTDFNGAYMVDLPSPHISRREENYSLDISSHAGSEYFSLALVAYDEKNNTSGLLTGEVDLAQALSNTPPTALDDSTSLEEDTRNFTVPLLSNDSDADGDTISVISVGGSEHGVSYIDDQGTVRYTPHNNYFGPDTFGYTIVDGKGGSDSATAYLTITSVNDPPVARDDHVTFFEGAIIPIFYMDNDSDVEGTVTCVSHSDPMYGTVTEDHFSSYSPSVFNYTPDEGANWYGTDTFTYTIKDVDGAQDTATVYITVVSRNDAPVSLQDYVLVAEGGMATALTSGASSVLDNDNDPVEGNTLTALVVTGPVYGALILNSDGTFQYAHNGSEAVSDSFTYKARDEDGFGEVAYSSPASVTITIEPLNDAPVAGDDSVFVLASTTNKLITLLDNDSDSDGTLSILYAGPSLHGSVILSTDGYVRYTSPLSSTGYTSDSFTYTVSDGELSDTATVTVNIIDSASAVAIDDAYSIDEDQQSVFDVTRNDARLAEGDHLEVISVTPGNHGTAVADTTADTVTYTPDPAYTGEDTFTYQMTDGYTGSDWGTVTVNVSRVNDPPVAGDHDTTVFTGSPLTFPIPVTDEDSEDLLVSLLSSVLWYSAAAQEKGNTWQLSYESAFGVMGTDVIEYRATDDKGESDTGTLRIWSYNTGKGPVEVTPAALLTSGEPDLALDGSVKLSDATVAFSYVSTIGNTRCNTGTLDHPAPPGYQAGGVAWYYDLSTSAVYTGPLSVIIDLKRVQSSFVNPEQIKIFKYSTVSGQWEPLGYTEVHMMDLEAVGLTDSLGKFALFEPETASSGGGDGGGGGCFIATAAYGSAMEPEVDLLRGYRNSYLVHRWWGRVLLKAYYTLSPAPAAFIAERPLLRQGARLVLSPIIATVKTDEPGCAPAVIGFLLVGIPLAGAGLTVLGMAGILRRRWEAAFKVQRSKANG